A single region of the Pseudomonas granadensis genome encodes:
- the dgcB gene encoding dimethylglycine demethylation protein DgcB, translating to MLNTLLPILLFAAIGLAVLGALRRMNMWRRGRAAKVDLLGGLLAMPKRYMVDLHHVVARDKYIANTHVATAGGAVASIVLAILVHGFGLHNRILGYALLLMSAVMFVGAIFMYLRRRNPPARLSKGPWMRLPKSLLAFSASFFLVTLPVAGILPENFGGWVLAAILGVGVLWGVSELFFGMTWGGPMKHAFAGALHLAWHRRPERFGGGRSTGLKALDLSNPDAPLGVEKPRDFTWNQLLGFDACVQCGKCEAACPAFAAGQPLNPKKLIQDMVVGLAGGTDAKFAGSPYPGKPVGEHGGNPHQPIVNGLVDAETLWSCTTCRACVEECPMMIEHVDAIVDMRRHLTLEKGATPNKGAEVLENLIATDNPGGFAPGGRMNWAADLNLHLLSEKQSTDVLFWVGDGAFDMRNQRTLRAFVKVLKAAKIDFAVLGLEERDSGDVARRLGDEATFQLLAKRNVQTLAKYSFNRIVTCDPHSFHVLKNEYGAFDGHYLVQHHSTYMAEIIQAGALNLGQHKGNSVTYHDPCYLGRYNGEYEAPREVLRALGIEVKEMQRSGFRSRCCGGGGGAPITDIPGKQRIPDMRMDDIRETGAELVAVGCPQCTAMLEGVVEPRPLIKDIAELVADALLEDAAPSKPAAPAKREPAEVH from the coding sequence ATGTTGAACACCCTTCTTCCAATCCTGTTGTTCGCAGCCATCGGCCTTGCGGTCCTCGGCGCGCTGCGGCGGATGAACATGTGGCGTCGCGGCCGGGCGGCGAAGGTCGATCTGCTCGGCGGTCTGCTGGCCATGCCCAAGCGCTACATGGTCGACCTGCACCACGTCGTGGCGCGGGACAAATACATTGCCAACACCCACGTCGCCACGGCCGGCGGTGCGGTGGCGTCGATTGTGCTGGCGATTCTGGTGCACGGTTTCGGCCTGCATAACCGCATCCTCGGTTACGCCTTGTTGCTGATGTCGGCGGTGATGTTCGTCGGTGCGATCTTCATGTACCTGCGTCGTCGTAATCCGCCAGCGCGCTTGTCGAAAGGCCCGTGGATGCGCCTGCCGAAAAGCCTGCTGGCGTTTTCCGCGTCGTTCTTTCTGGTGACCTTGCCAGTGGCCGGGATCCTGCCGGAAAACTTCGGCGGTTGGGTGCTCGCCGCCATTCTCGGTGTTGGCGTGCTGTGGGGCGTGTCGGAACTGTTCTTCGGCATGACTTGGGGCGGGCCGATGAAGCACGCCTTCGCCGGCGCGCTGCATCTGGCCTGGCACCGTCGCCCGGAACGCTTTGGCGGGGGTCGCTCGACCGGTTTGAAAGCGCTGGACCTGAGCAATCCAGACGCACCGCTGGGCGTGGAAAAACCCAGGGATTTCACTTGGAACCAGTTGCTCGGCTTTGATGCGTGCGTGCAGTGCGGCAAATGTGAAGCCGCGTGCCCGGCGTTCGCCGCCGGCCAGCCGCTGAACCCGAAAAAACTGATTCAGGACATGGTTGTCGGTCTCGCCGGTGGCACCGATGCCAAATTCGCTGGCAGTCCGTATCCGGGTAAGCCCGTAGGCGAACATGGCGGCAATCCGCATCAGCCGATCGTCAACGGTCTGGTCGATGCCGAAACCCTGTGGTCGTGCACCACCTGCCGCGCCTGCGTCGAGGAATGCCCGATGATGATCGAGCACGTCGATGCGATCGTCGACATGCGCCGCCACCTGACCCTGGAAAAAGGTGCGACGCCGAACAAGGGCGCCGAAGTCCTCGAAAACCTCATTGCAACCGACAACCCCGGCGGCTTCGCCCCGGGCGGGCGGATGAACTGGGCAGCGGATCTGAACCTCCATCTGCTCAGCGAGAAGCAATCCACCGACGTGCTGTTCTGGGTCGGCGATGGCGCCTTCGACATGCGCAACCAGCGCACCTTGCGTGCCTTCGTCAAAGTGCTGAAAGCGGCGAAAATCGACTTCGCCGTGCTCGGCCTCGAGGAGCGCGACAGCGGCGACGTGGCGCGGCGGCTCGGTGATGAGGCCACGTTCCAGTTGCTCGCCAAGCGCAATGTCCAGACCTTGGCCAAATACAGCTTCAACCGCATCGTCACCTGCGATCCGCACAGTTTCCATGTGCTGAAAAACGAGTACGGCGCCTTCGACGGCCATTATCTGGTGCAGCACCACAGCACCTACATGGCCGAGATCATTCAGGCTGGCGCGCTCAACCTCGGTCAGCACAAGGGCAACAGCGTGACCTATCACGACCCGTGCTACCTGGGCCGCTACAACGGCGAATACGAAGCACCGCGCGAAGTGCTGCGTGCGCTCGGCATCGAAGTCAAAGAGATGCAGCGTTCCGGTTTCCGTTCGCGCTGCTGCGGCGGTGGCGGTGGCGCGCCGATCACTGATATTCCGGGCAAGCAGCGCATTCCCGACATGCGCATGGACGACATCCGCGAGACCGGTGCCGAACTGGTGGCGGTGGGTTGTCCACAGTGCACGGCGATGCTCGAAGGCGTGGTCGAACCGCGTCCGCTGATCAAGGACATTGCCGAACTGGTCGCCGACGCGCTGCTCGAAGACGCCGCGCCGAGCAAACCGGCGGCACCGGCCAAACGTGAACCTGCGGAGGTGCATTGA
- the etfB gene encoding electron transfer flavoprotein subunit beta: protein MNTNVISLVSIGAHPTSGRPRRAEQDARAVELGLQLAGDNLQVLHAGDIGEPALRAYLGMGLEQMHVLEQPAGADALPALTAYLREAGAQVVLTGSQAETGEGSGMLPFLLAEGLGWPLVVGLAHVESINEGSALVLQALPRGQRRRLKVKLPFLATVDNAAPKPRQSAYGPARRGELQANEVEVVDDQLLAVATLQPAKPRPKRLKVIKAKSGADRMKAATAKASGGGGQVLKGVTAQAGAEAILKLLIEEGVVR from the coding sequence ATGAACACGAACGTTATCAGTCTGGTCTCGATTGGCGCCCATCCAACCTCCGGCCGGCCACGGCGCGCCGAACAGGACGCCCGCGCGGTCGAGCTGGGCTTGCAACTGGCTGGGGATAACCTGCAAGTGCTGCACGCCGGCGATATCGGCGAACCGGCCCTGCGCGCCTATCTGGGCATGGGCCTTGAGCAGATGCACGTGCTGGAACAACCGGCTGGCGCCGATGCGCTGCCGGCGCTGACGGCGTACCTGCGTGAAGCGGGCGCGCAGGTGGTGCTGACCGGCAGCCAGGCGGAAACCGGCGAAGGTTCGGGGATGTTGCCGTTTCTGCTGGCCGAAGGGCTGGGCTGGCCATTGGTGGTCGGGCTGGCACACGTGGAGTCGATCAACGAGGGCTCGGCGCTGGTGCTGCAAGCGCTACCGCGCGGGCAGCGTCGACGCTTGAAGGTCAAGCTGCCGTTTCTGGCGACTGTGGATAACGCTGCGCCGAAACCTCGGCAGAGTGCTTATGGGCCGGCGCGACGGGGCGAGTTGCAGGCCAATGAAGTCGAGGTGGTGGACGACCAGCTTCTGGCCGTCGCCACGCTGCAACCGGCCAAGCCACGGCCCAAGCGTTTGAAAGTGATCAAGGCCAAGAGCGGGGCTGACCGGATGAAGGCTGCCACGGCGAAGGCCAGTGGTGGCGGTGGGCAGGTTCTCAAGGGTGTAACCGCGCAGGCGGGTGCCGAAGCCATTCTTAAATTGCTGATCGAAGAGGGTGTGGTCCGCTGA
- the etfA gene encoding electron transfer flavoprotein subunit alpha: MSDIIRRDPRAEWIARNRLHPLHAAMQPAQHSWMGPNGIIRKNLHGIGFIGPNGIKRIDRSGAQQGGAVKRSAAVEVQLPLHQVPAPAFYICVVPDMVGGRLSSHDRDLLGLAHQLAGTDGAVLAVVFGEHKESTFETAGVDRLLVLEGDEFSGYAPEQRVQGLRAVDNQFNPRHWLLPDSRSGGGELGRRFAAALSERPATRIWQVKDQECIGRAGAGLQDLARPVARLILAAAECAEPVSETRHEALPVELSTSVARSLSRIEDLGAVAVDPGAIPMAEAEFIFSGGNGVKDWALFHETAAALGATEGASRVAVDDGFMARDRQVGASGTWVTARVYVAVGISGAIQHLQGIGACDKVVAINLDPGCDMIKRADLSVIGESAEILQALIDAVAAYRNDAKRDAA; encoded by the coding sequence ATGAGCGACATTATCCGCCGCGACCCGCGCGCCGAATGGATCGCGCGTAACCGCCTGCATCCGCTGCACGCGGCGATGCAGCCGGCGCAACACAGCTGGATGGGACCTAACGGCATTATCCGCAAGAATCTGCACGGTATCGGTTTCATTGGCCCCAACGGCATCAAACGCATTGACCGCAGCGGCGCGCAGCAGGGCGGGGCGGTCAAGCGTTCGGCCGCGGTTGAGGTGCAATTGCCGTTGCATCAGGTACCAGCGCCGGCGTTCTACATCTGCGTGGTGCCGGACATGGTTGGCGGCCGCTTGAGCAGCCACGACCGCGATCTGCTGGGCCTCGCTCATCAACTGGCCGGCACGGACGGCGCGGTGTTGGCGGTGGTGTTTGGCGAGCATAAGGAAAGCACTTTTGAAACCGCCGGCGTCGATCGCTTGCTGGTACTCGAAGGCGACGAGTTCAGCGGTTATGCACCGGAACAACGGGTGCAAGGCCTGCGGGCTGTGGATAACCAATTCAATCCGCGCCACTGGCTGCTGCCGGACAGTCGCAGCGGTGGCGGCGAACTCGGCCGACGCTTTGCTGCAGCGCTGAGCGAACGCCCGGCAACGCGGATCTGGCAGGTCAAGGATCAGGAATGTATTGGCCGCGCCGGCGCCGGGTTGCAAGATCTTGCCCGTCCGGTCGCGCGGTTGATTCTGGCGGCGGCCGAATGCGCCGAACCGGTCAGCGAAACCCGTCACGAAGCACTGCCGGTAGAGTTATCCACAAGCGTGGCGCGCAGTCTGTCGCGGATCGAAGATCTCGGTGCGGTAGCGGTCGATCCGGGCGCGATTCCGATGGCTGAGGCCGAATTCATTTTCTCCGGTGGCAACGGCGTGAAGGACTGGGCGCTGTTCCACGAAACAGCCGCTGCACTCGGCGCCACCGAGGGCGCGTCGCGGGTCGCCGTGGACGATGGCTTCATGGCCCGTGATCGGCAGGTCGGTGCGTCCGGTACTTGGGTCACCGCGCGGGTGTATGTCGCCGTGGGTATCTCCGGGGCGATCCAGCACCTGCAAGGCATCGGCGCCTGCGACAAGGTCGTGGCGATCAACCTCGATCCGGGCTGCGACATGATCAAACGCGCCGACCTTTCGGTAATCGGCGAAAGCGCAGAAATTCTGCAAGCGTTGATCGACGCGGTCGCGGCTTACCGCAACGACGCCAAGCGCGATGCGGCTTAA
- the gbcA gene encoding glycine-betaine demethylase subunit GbcA, with protein MDVTAKISLGDPLEPARKATAQMLQERERTFSLPQPFYSDERLFDIDMQEIFQKEWLIAGMTCEIPAKGNYLTLQVGKNPIIVIRGAEGVVHAFHNVCRHRGSRLCTSEKGKVAKLVCHYHQWTYELDGRLLFAGTEMGADFDMKQYGLKPVNVKTAGGYIFISLAENPPAIDDFLSTLNHYMEPYDMENTKVAITTTLMEKANWKLVLENNRECYHCNASHPELLKTLLEWDDVTDPRADQAFKDHVAASAAAWEAEKIPYAHASFGLRNRIVRMPLLKGTVSMTLDGKQGCAKLMGRIKNPDLGSMRILHLPHSWNHCMGDHIIVFTVWPISAQETMVTTKWLVHKDAVEGVDYDVERMRQVWDATNDQDRRLAEENQRGINSTAYQPGPYSKTYEFGVVNFVDWYSERMLNNLGAEPAPYLKGVPVQG; from the coding sequence ATGGACGTCACCGCAAAAATCAGCCTGGGCGATCCGCTGGAACCCGCACGCAAGGCCACCGCCCAAATGCTCCAGGAACGCGAGCGGACCTTTTCCCTGCCGCAGCCGTTCTACAGCGACGAGCGCCTGTTCGATATCGACATGCAGGAGATCTTTCAGAAAGAGTGGTTGATCGCCGGCATGACCTGCGAAATCCCGGCCAAGGGCAACTACCTGACCCTGCAGGTCGGCAAGAACCCGATCATCGTCATTCGTGGCGCCGAAGGCGTGGTGCACGCGTTCCATAACGTCTGCCGCCACCGTGGCTCGCGCCTGTGCACCAGTGAAAAAGGCAAGGTCGCCAAACTGGTCTGCCATTACCACCAGTGGACGTACGAACTGGACGGTCGCCTGCTGTTCGCCGGCACCGAGATGGGCGCTGACTTCGACATGAAGCAGTACGGCCTCAAACCGGTGAATGTGAAAACCGCCGGCGGCTACATCTTCATCAGCCTGGCCGAGAATCCGCCGGCCATCGATGACTTCCTGTCGACGCTCAACCATTACATGGAACCGTACGACATGGAGAACACCAAGGTGGCGATCACCACCACCTTGATGGAAAAGGCCAACTGGAAGCTGGTGCTGGAAAACAACCGCGAGTGCTACCACTGCAACGCGTCGCACCCGGAACTGCTGAAAACCCTGCTGGAATGGGACGACGTCACCGATCCGCGCGCCGATCAGGCATTCAAGGACCACGTCGCCGCCTCCGCCGCGGCTTGGGAAGCCGAGAAGATTCCGTACGCCCACGCCAGTTTTGGCCTGCGCAACCGCATCGTGCGCATGCCGCTGCTCAAGGGCACCGTGTCGATGACCCTCGATGGCAAGCAGGGCTGCGCCAAATTGATGGGCCGGATCAAGAACCCGGACCTGGGTTCGATGCGCATCCTGCACCTGCCGCATTCGTGGAACCACTGCATGGGCGACCACATCATCGTCTTCACTGTATGGCCGATCAGCGCCCAGGAAACCATGGTCACCACCAAATGGCTGGTGCACAAGGATGCCGTTGAAGGGGTCGATTACGATGTGGAGCGCATGCGTCAGGTATGGGACGCCACCAACGATCAGGACCGTCGCCTGGCAGAAGAGAACCAGCGCGGGATCAACTCCACCGCCTACCAGCCGGGGCCCTACTCGAAGACTTATGAGTTTGGCGTGGTCAACTTTGTGGACTGGTACAGCGAGCGGATGCTGAACAACCTTGGGGCTGAGCCAGCACCGTACCTCAAAGGTGTACCGGTTCAGGGCTAA